The sequence ATTTTACTGGGGCACATCATGTCAGACAATAAAATTTGCTACCTTGCTTCAGGtaacaatatattaaaaatcctcAAATTTCCAGACACAAACAGAAGCACACATGAAAAATCTCTAAGAATAAGGGACAGATGGAATACCATCTCAGTTATTCGTTTCAATTGTTCCTCATATGACCTATGCATCTGCTCCTTCAGCTCCAATATTTCCCCTTTAGAATAACCTTTCAAGGAATCAACCTCTTCTTGTTGATCACGGAGTTTTATCGCCCCTTTCTGCCAAATCAAATGTCAACATCATGAAAAAAAACATTTTACTCGGAAGTTCGATAAGATTGGCATATACTATAGATGTACTTGCCTTCAACTCAACAAATAACTCATCTGTGTATGGTTGTCCACCATTCTCTGCTATGACCAGATTTACAAGGGAGAGAAGCTGATGAACCTGTTCAGCTCTCTTAAATTCATCTTTTGTCTTGTTGTCAAAAAGCACGAGCCGGTTCTTGCAAAGAGTGAGAATTTCCTGTGAAAGAACTGATTGTGAATTGTTCTGTGTTAACAGTAATGAGATTAAGTTTAAACACGCTAATACGTTAGCTAATCATACAAACTAGGTGGGCACTCATTTTAGAGATCTCCTATCCAATCAAAAAACTGTCTCCAACTTAAATCATAAGACAGTATCTGTTGAGTTTAGAAGTAACCCTTTTCTAATTGCAAGATTAACTAAGTTGATAAGTTCGAAATAGTTAGATTTGCCAATAGCCCAGCATTCAAATTGCAGGAGTCATAGAGATCAGAAACCTCTTTCTACTCGAGAATATCGATAATCACCAAGAACGACAACTACAAGCAAAAAGAACTAAAGGGCCATAAAGCTGCAGCACGTAGAAAATTTTTTCTGCTCCATAAAAAGTTTTAGCAAAATTTCACCTAAAATGAGAACCAGAATACAAATACCATGTCAAAGAACGAAatgaaaaggagaagaagacaATCCCTGAAGACTTTTGATAACAAAATGCAAATTACAAAAGTTTACTAGCAAATACCAATATTCctagtatttttaatttatacttttcAAAACATCAATGGGTTCTTCATCATGCAAAGACTTATTCATAAGTTGTCAATGCCCTTAACACATCTCTAATGTTTAaaccaaatttttatttatcattttcaaCCATTCAAATCACGTCACTATCTAGagaggaagagaaagaaatatatcCAAACTTTTACCTCTAACTGACTGATAAGTTATACATACAGCTAACACCTATATCAAAGTGCAGCATACAGAAGAAAGAACATTCTTAATGTGAATTTAAATAGCTTATTCTGCGGATCAGGTATTAAATCTCAAAAAAtgattgaaagaaaaaaaaaaggaaaaaacttGGCAATCACAATGTGGTGCTATAGTTCAAAAGTAACCTGTAGAGGCTGAGGACATTCACGACCTAGATAATCCTCTAACGTTTCATCATTATCTTCAAGTTCATCTCCTCCAGTAAATACTACAATCATGTAATCAAATATCTTACTTCCAAACAGAGTCTGTAAGCTACGAAGCgcagcttcttcttcttgtgaAAAACGTGTTCTAACTGAGAAGACTACAAGGACTGCATGGATCCCATCCTTTGCCATATTAATACATTTGACAATTTCTTTGCCAACAAACTCAGATTCAGCAGAAAAGTCAAAGAGTCCTGCATGTATCACATTAATAATGAAGATGAAAGGCAAGCCACGAACAAGTAGGTTAACAACATAAAACCAAGTTATCTAGTTTATACCAGGAGTATCAACGACATTGATAACTTGACCATCTGTAATAACAGTTTGCTGCAATTCACAAGTACTGGTAACACCAGATGAGCTAGCCCTTGATTTGAAGGCCTTCCTTCCAAGAAGGCTGTTGCCAGTTGCACTTTTGCCATTGCCTGTACGGCCAACTAAAACCACAGTGCGAACCCCATTGGATGGTGAAGTAAGCTCCCAATCATCATCTATTGCACTTCCACCCATAATGCCAGATCAGACTACCTGCAAAGAAAGCATAACATGTTTCGACACTTGTCGGAAAAAGACATTGAATTTTGCAAATAAAAAAGCagcaaaaaaaaatcatgCTGCTGGCAACGAACAGCCAAGAAAGAAGTCTTGCATTTGATAAGAAAGACAATGAAATTTGACTGAGCTACACCCTTACGAGTCCAAAGCAGTTGAAACCTATCCTTGGAATGCAGAAGAGGCATTTAtctgaatataaataaaagggaTTCATGGGGAGATTGAAGCACAAAAGAAGTAGCAAAAAGAGCTTCAAAGCATTGCATAGAAGATATATGTGGGGTTGGTGGGCACAGTGTATTTTGAACAGTAAAACAAATCTAGTCTCAAAGCACAAGGATCCTATATAGATCATGCCTAGGAATTGGGATTAAGGAGGCtacttaataattatcatCATAATCCTGgttattgaaaaagaaaattataaaatataaagaagtCGACCAAAACCAGTCTAACAAATCACATAATATCTCACAGGCGCTCGAGCTGCA is a genomic window of Ricinus communis isolate WT05 ecotype wild-type chromosome 2, ASM1957865v1, whole genome shotgun sequence containing:
- the LOC8269984 gene encoding immune-associated nucleotide-binding protein 9, which produces MGGSAIDDDWELTSPSNGVRTVVLVGRTGNGKSATGNSLLGRKAFKSRASSSGVTSTCELQQTVITDGQVINVVDTPGLFDFSAESEFVGKEIVKCINMAKDGIHAVLVVFSVRTRFSQEEEAALRSLQTLFGSKIFDYMIVVFTGGDELEDNDETLEDYLGRECPQPLQEILTLCKNRLVLFDNKTKDEFKRAEQVHQLLSLVNLVIAENGGQPYTDELFVELKKGAIKLRDQQEEVDSLKGYSKGEILELKEQMHRSYEEQLKRITEMVELKLRETTNRLEQQLAEEQAARLKAEEKAQLAQMKSNDEIRQLRENLERAQKETQELRRQAESRCNIL